The following proteins are encoded in a genomic region of Actinomycetota bacterium:
- a CDS encoding glycerophosphodiester phosphodiesterase: MPILRLLLVAAIAAAALPAFTTAASHNPWLERRVLNQAHRGGAFEWPENTLYAYREGLLRGVDVLETDVAITSDGHVVVIHDSTVDRTTNGSGRVAELTLAEVQALDAAYWAVKGGYPATGRPEADYLWRGMATRDRDPVPGYVPEWFRIPTLREVLETFPGVPLNIEIKPEAPQTMSANAQAIADLLAEFERTDDVIVVSFEDQAVLEFKTHAPDVHTAPGLVGAGAFVASTQAAAPGVPLVIHHALQVPPSYSGIEVVTADFVADAHANDLAVHAWTIDSRAEMERLIDLGVDGIMTNRPSLLEQVLAERHIGWDAAIPVPPCPAPIDGECPQDP; this comes from the coding sequence ATGCCCATCCTGCGACTCCTCCTCGTCGCGGCCATCGCGGCCGCAGCACTACCGGCGTTCACGACCGCCGCCTCTCACAACCCGTGGCTCGAGCGCCGGGTGCTGAACCAGGCCCACCGCGGCGGGGCGTTCGAGTGGCCCGAGAACACGCTCTACGCCTACCGCGAGGGGCTGCTGCGGGGCGTCGACGTGCTCGAGACCGACGTCGCCATCACCTCCGACGGTCACGTCGTCGTCATCCACGACTCCACCGTCGACCGGACCACGAACGGTTCGGGGCGGGTGGCCGAGTTGACCCTGGCCGAGGTGCAAGCGCTCGACGCCGCGTACTGGGCCGTGAAGGGCGGCTACCCGGCCACCGGCCGCCCCGAGGCGGACTACCTGTGGCGCGGGATGGCGACCCGCGACCGCGATCCGGTGCCGGGCTACGTGCCGGAGTGGTTCCGCATCCCGACGCTGCGTGAGGTGCTCGAGACCTTCCCAGGCGTGCCGCTCAATATCGAGATCAAACCCGAGGCTCCCCAGACCATGTCGGCGAACGCCCAGGCGATCGCGGACCTGCTCGCCGAGTTCGAGCGCACCGACGACGTGATCGTCGTGTCGTTCGAGGACCAGGCGGTGCTGGAGTTCAAGACCCACGCCCCCGACGTGCACACCGCCCCGGGCCTCGTGGGGGCCGGGGCGTTCGTCGCCTCCACTCAGGCCGCCGCACCCGGCGTCCCGCTGGTGATCCACCACGCGTTGCAGGTCCCGCCCAGCTACAGCGGCATCGAGGTCGTCACCGCCGACTTCGTCGCCGACGCGCACGCCAACGACCTCGCCGTTCACGCGTGGACCATCGACTCCCGAGCCGAGATGGAGCGCCTCATCGACCTCGGGGTGGATGGGATCATGACCAACCGTCCCAGCCTGCTCGAGCAGGTCCTCGCCGAGAGGCACATCGGGTGGGACGCCGCGATCCCCGTCCCTCCGTGTCCCGCCCCGATCGACGGCGAGTGCCCCCAGGACCCCTGA